tataTACCCCATTTCATTCGAAAAAACAAACCTTGCTACCCgaccaaaatctttctaccttttatcaaatgtgtcactgacaaaatcagTAGAACTTTTAACGCTCTAAACAttaaaaccatcttcactactaaCTCCAAGTTGTcaaatctcgtcagatccgtaaaagaccaaatatCTAATTAAGATCATATtatctacgagataccttgttttAGTTGCCCACGAACATACATAGAACAGTCAAACCAACGAATTTGTACTACTTCAGTTCCAGGCTAACATCATATTCTCACAggtcacaaaatagatttcgaaaaagcaaaaaccatcgcttctATCTGCTCCTCAAAATCGAGAATTATCCGTGGAgccatcgaaattgaaaaacgcCCTAAATGCCGCTAAAAAACTGCCTGCAACGTGGCGACTGCTACTTGAGCGACCCCCGCTCTATCCGATCCCGTTCAGACCGTTTCctcgcataccgttcccgcgcatactgaGGATATAAAAGCAGCTACACAGAGTAAGACCgcttgtcactcgacactgaggagtagacAGATTCCGACCTTAGTGCCATTTGTGGGTTCTCGTATTTCTGAAGAACAAGATATTGGTACGTCACGAGTCAGGAGAGTATGCAGATTATGACCCCGAACTTGAACGGAaccatatccctcttgataaAGACTCCAAAATgagtgccgaaacgtcgagtgttaaattctcaacgcgttcacgagaacttagtaattttcatttaacTGACCGTGAAAatatttccgaacatatatatatatatatatatatatatatatatatatatatatatatatatatatatatattattcttgGATTaggttaaataaattatattacatgtggaactagattttccatagaaatcaaaacgtttcggcaggaaacccttgccttggtcaagattctaaaatgtacaaaattaagaataaacagttattgtaaaatattagtatactttctctataacgaacacggttattacgaggtttcgcctATAACGAAGTACATTAGAtatcccgtgaaatttctattgaactatctCCCTCTATAGCGAGTCAAATtaggttataacgagagaaaataagatcgaaaaacgtgttttttgcgtttttggtccggccgtggctataaataaagaCTCATGATAGATTCTTCTAAGTATTCTAGAACCAGTTGAGCAATGACACTAGAACTTGCACTCATTGCACATCCATCCATTTGTTGGTATATTTCGTGCTTATTATAAAAAGTATGTTAAGTTTAATGTTAACTCTACAGATGATTGGAATTCTTGCAATGGCATGTTAGTGTACTCTTTTATGTcattccacttctttttaatgatGTCAGTCGCAAGTTTTATTGGGATGTTAGTGTATAGTGAAATGACATCTAAAGAtattaatttatagttatttGGTACGTGAATGTTTTTAATGTTGGAAATATGGTCATTGGAATCTTTAATATGTGTAAGGATTTTTATTTGTGACATtggaaataatgttttttaagaaCTTTGAAAGATTTTCGAAGGGTAATTGAATGCAGGAAACGATAGCAGAAAGAgcctctttctgctcgtgaaatgtgactgaaatcaagcctgcagcgacgactgttttaacatgtcgtccttaattttgtttttaccttttaacgtatttagaaattttaaagtgtgtttttttttaacagtaatttttaaagtgtaattgcaacttcagtatatcatgttatttaacgttgttgtttgtttctgccacgaatcttacattcggaccttgataaaggtggcaaaaaaccaccgaaagcttggattcagaataaatagtacgccttagcaaagctctgtttttattgactactacacccaaaagaaaagagtatttacatatattttttccaaactagtcaaaaattttggactactttttcttatatatacatatatatatatatatatatatatatatatatatatatatatatatatatatatatatatatatatatatatatatataatatatatatatatatgttatatatatatatatatatatatatatatatatatatatatatatatatatatatatatatattatatatatatatatataaatatattatatatattatatatatatatatatataatataatatatatatatatatataatatatatatatatatatatatatatatatatatatatatatatatatatatatatatatatggcgcAACAGTACAATTCGTCAAACATTTCGTGTATGAATCGATATCATTAGGGATCTTATAATGTTATTTCAACATAACCGTTGCTTCATCATGGATCAGAGATCCGGGAAAGATACAAATTCATACACAGACGTTCGGCGAATATCTCTAATTGTTTCCCACAAGTCTTGGTAACTACGCTTAGTTATAATATCCTTGGTAATATTCTTCGCTTGGTCTTATTGGATTGCTCTTCATATCTATGATCTACCATATATATTAATAGGTGTTGAAAATTTCTAAAGGCTAGAAAGCTCAAATTGTTCGTTTACATTCTGCTTTGGTAAGTCATaaactagaaaaataaatttaataatctatTTAATTAGGTTTCTTATTGTCTACATTTTTAAACTAAAAATGTCAAACTTGCTTAATTTGCACCTATTGTTGTTTTAATTGTATGCTAAATCAGATCTGACCCGGAAATATTGAAGTAAGAAATAGCGAAACTGTAGCGTTATCTATAATTAGAAACAGAGTTTACTTCTTAgttaaacaaattcaattttcGCTGCTCCTTCAATGTCCAAAACTTATATTCAATTTAGTTcaaaagatatattatttaaaaatagtaatttaaaaTTGGTATTATTTGCTGTTTAGGACTTTCAAAGTATGAGAGGACGTTTACAGTCGGTAATCTACACCAAACATCACAAACAACTCACTTCTAATAAGTTACTTACTTTTTAGGAATTTAAAAAGTCCCTACGAATTCCGAATCAAATCCAAGAAAAAACATTTGCGAAAAGCTCAATATTTAGATCAACGGGATCGTTAGGTTCTTTAGGCGCTCTGTTTTCTTCGAATCAGAATAGAAAGGCGCCGGGTATTCCGAATGCTGGTGATAAGATGTACAAAAGTGAAGAAACGTTGGATTCCATTAAACATAGTATTTCAGACAGTGAGGATGAATCCGATAGCAAAAGTGTCGACACTTTGAGTAGTTCTAGTGAGGAGAAGCAGTCCCCTACTGTTGTACGAGTTAGGAAATAAACATTAGATAAGATTTACTTTATAGTCACGTGtgagtttttgtattttacgattttataaataaaacaattaacatACCCCATTTCCATACCAATATTATAGTTTgaacatattatttatttaaatttattcggTTATTAATTATTGGAAAAGCAAAAAAATCTTTGGGATTTAAAATTGCATTGTGGCGAGAATGGTCTAATAATCCGACATTTTGTTGTGTCAACAATTCGATTCTCTCGAGAGCTCTGTGCTCTGTCCATTGTTTTAGTGGATGATGATTCATAGtttgtgtaacgataagactaccaaagagaattgaaatactattataaaattaataccccaatcaaccatgggagcttatcgtctaggcttcgcctagctcagtctcttAAGTGTGAATTCgccttgtcttaaactatgaattaagcaatgaacccttagctggtagaaaataaaacaatgatttaactaaTCATTATTATTtaacacataaaaaataatatttaactagCAAAAACAACCCTGCCTAATGCTTtgcattaaataaatttaaacgaTACTTGTGGCATCGATGGACTGTTTGCTTCTAAATATGTGTGGCCTGCAGATTATGTGGGCAGGTCCTGTTGCCGGCTCCAAAGCATGTGAGTAGGTCTTGAAGACAGCTGTTTAGGCCCGCGGCACTCCATAAagtattttcaataaaatgttccaGAAACATCCcataaaatcttcaataaataTCCCATAAACTAGAATATTAAATAGCCTGTGTTAGGGAAACATCAAAggatgtttaatttattattattatattattatttattattatcaattattttacaaaatttaaattaaaatttgctAAATTCTGTTAGATTCCTACATGCATAGAATTGAAAACGTGGCTTTAAAAGTAGTGAGGTTACGAATATTACTCaacccaagagaattctgcagacggtaaaatgaaccttataataatgttgccttcttttataaattttatttacagacAAAAAAACAATATCCCACCACAATCagaaaagttgattgacagaCAGTGGGGAGACTAAAATGAAGTTTAGAACAGATGtcataggacgtatgcctatgatggaattagctcttctgtcgACACCGAACAGAATATTTACTAGCGGATAGAAaaagagagggcgaatatttattctactggacagaaagagagagaaaagaaagagaGGAgagggaaaaataataaaaaagaaactgaaggtaaagaaattaataaagaaattaaaataaaataattatttaaatataaattaataaagatgtgacgtttataacattACATTTGTTTTACGAATCTCATCGATGTCTTGCggtaaataaattattgtatatcaATTAATCTACAACCTTTTTGGTGATACACCAACGACTTATCATTTACGATGTTGCACACGTTTTTTGAGTTTCCTGCGTTAAAGATTTTTATACGTGTTCTCTGGTTGAAGCGCTGTACTGTTTTTTGATATCAATTCACACCAAAAATATTGTTCACCAAAAAGCTTTCATGGCGGATCCAGTAAAGTAGGGATTACAAGAATCCAGCTTTCATTTTAGTTTTTGTTAGATTAATTCATAGCACCAGTTGCCTTTGTGACGTTTGGGAACACGATCGAAAGttttggagaagtctaagtagactatATCAATAGGATGCCGATTGTTTAAAGACGAGGGCCAACCGTTTgcacaatgaagtaagtttgtgatcgttgaacaACCCTCGATAAAGCAGCGGTTTTGGTTAAGGATGACATTTTCTTGAAGGTgaaactcagacatagcttcAAAAATAATGGATGCCATGACCTCGCCAACAATATCAACTAGGCCGATTGGGGGATAATTATTACAATCAAATTTATTGCCTTTCTTGAAAATAGGAATAACCGAAGTTAATTTCCAGAATGGAGGGAGGTAACCTTGATTAACAGAGGCATTCGTTATGAGAGATATAGGCGTGGCTACAGATAGTGCacattatttaagaaaaaaagaggttagtcCGTCCAATCCAGGTAAATGAATTTATTGCGTAGTTTCCGTAAATGATATGTAATTGCTTTCGGTGTGAGATGTTTTCCAGAATTGTATGCAGGCGTGGAcacattatttgaggaatggtatcgttaggtttatctgtaaaaacctgagaaaaAAATACCGATAAACATTCCTAGGATTCTTTATTCGAAAAACATAAAAATCCGTCAGCTTTTTGAAGTAATATAATGTAAAGTACCTACCGATattctttttattattacaaCTTGCAATGATACAGTGGACGAGAAAATCAAGGGAACCAGAGAGTTTATATATTCGCCGAAACTTCCTCCTATGTTGAATTAAGCGTGAGCTGAGAGGTTAGTCCaaggttttaatttatttttgtatagttGCCATTCAGTTGTATGATCAAAAATAGTTGTAATAGCAGTATGAAGAAAACAGTCCCACACTGACGATGGATCTGAgccattaaaaaaattgattgcCAGACTAGCTGGGAAAAACAGAGTTAAGATTTAAGAAATCAGTAGTGGCATGTTaccaaaatatttttacaaaacaaTGTTAAGCTAAATTGAACGTGAGCTGTAATAATCGAGTGGCACACTTCAGCTGTGTAAATTAATTAATCGTCATTTGTGAAAGTTAAATCTAACATTAAAGGATGATTTTTGGCTCTAAACCTTGTAGGTTcagttatattaaatttgagttcatggtaaaaatttgaaataatggGCCAACTAATTTCTGAAAAATTGAAATCTCGGACAACACTCAGATTTTCAAGAGATGACAAAGTTTATCAATAAGGATCTTGTTCTGAGTAAGGGCTGTATCCAGAGGTCGTTATATGCaaactatattatatttaaatgagatattagtaataaataagtGCATCATGTCTATACCA
The genomic region above belongs to Diabrotica undecimpunctata isolate CICGRU chromosome 8, icDiaUnde3, whole genome shotgun sequence and contains:
- the Fam92 gene encoding uncharacterized protein Fam92 isoform X3, yielding MGAYLIQAETELVKATAEVSKSIQILEEKTNTFEKQKLHDIKAILLDFMFTEIGYHAKCLEILTKGYNEVQAINEETDLEDFQSMRGRLQSEFKKSLRIPNQIQEKTFAKSSIFRSTGSLGSLGALFSSNQNRKAPGIPNAGDKMYKSEETLDSIKHSISDSEDESDSKSVDTLSSSSEEKQSPTVVRVRK